One window of the Rhodococcus sovatensis genome contains the following:
- a CDS encoding PH domain-containing protein → MSGRDWDLEVRSKKSARYAIAAAVLLVVAHTTVAILLRVSPTGVYFRTADQVAMAGIGFLLAGVALLLTRPRVRVGKSGVAVRNIFSERLIEWDLVRGLSFPDGAMWARVDIPDDEFIPVMAIQSNDRDHAVAAVRTFRSLEAKYSVGPND, encoded by the coding sequence ATGAGCGGCCGCGACTGGGATCTCGAGGTTCGTTCGAAGAAGTCCGCCAGGTACGCAATCGCCGCCGCAGTGCTGCTCGTCGTGGCGCACACGACGGTTGCAATCCTGCTGCGTGTATCGCCGACCGGGGTCTACTTCAGGACTGCGGACCAAGTCGCGATGGCCGGAATCGGCTTCCTGCTCGCCGGAGTCGCTCTGCTACTTACTCGACCACGGGTCCGTGTGGGGAAGAGCGGCGTCGCGGTACGAAACATTTTCTCCGAGCGGCTCATCGAGTGGGATCTCGTGCGTGGGCTGTCCTTCCCGGACGGAGCGATGTGGGCGCGAGTCGATATCCCCGACGACGAGTTCATACCGGTGATGGCCATCCAGTCGAACGATCGCGACCATGCCGTTGCTGCCGTTCGCACCTTCAGGTCGTTGGAGGCCAAGTACTCCGTCGGACCCAACGACTAG
- the ribH gene encoding 6,7-dimethyl-8-ribityllumazine synthase yields the protein MSGEGEPRLEFDGAAGLKIAIVAGQWHRTVSEALLDGAQKKVAEAGVTDVTVVRVAGAIELPVVAQALARDHDAVIALGVVIRGGTPHFEYVCDAVTAGLTRVSLDESTPVTNGVLTTDDEQQALDRSGLPGSKEDKGAQAAAAAIDTALTLKHLRQPWTNQDFR from the coding sequence GTGAGCGGCGAAGGCGAACCGAGACTCGAATTCGACGGAGCCGCAGGCCTCAAGATCGCCATCGTCGCCGGTCAGTGGCACCGAACCGTATCCGAGGCTCTCCTCGACGGCGCACAGAAGAAGGTCGCCGAAGCCGGCGTCACCGATGTGACGGTGGTGCGGGTCGCAGGCGCCATCGAGCTACCCGTCGTCGCGCAGGCTCTCGCACGTGATCACGACGCGGTCATCGCGCTCGGTGTCGTCATCCGTGGCGGCACCCCACACTTCGAGTACGTGTGTGACGCCGTGACAGCCGGTCTGACACGAGTGTCTCTCGACGAGAGCACACCCGTCACCAACGGTGTCCTGACCACCGACGACGAGCAGCAGGCACTCGATCGCTCGGGCCTGCCTGGTTCGAAGGAGGACAAGGGAGCACAAGCGGCGGCTGCGGCGATCGACACCGCGTTGACGCTCAAGCATCTGCGCCAACCGTGGACGAACCAGGACTTTCGATGA
- the ribD gene encoding bifunctional diaminohydroxyphosphoribosylaminopyrimidine deaminase/5-amino-6-(5-phosphoribosylamino)uracil reductase RibD gives MVTDGRVSEGDAMAIAIEASEAARGRTSPNPPVGAVVLDADGVVVGVGSTRPPGGAHAEIVALQRAGEKARGGTAVVTLEPCNHTGRTGPCSQALVEAGIARVVYAVSDPNPLARGGARTLEGAGVDVESGLGADAAEQGPLRAWLHKQRTGRPHITFKYAASLDGRSAAQDGTSQWITGPDARAHVHAQRAKLDAIIVGTGTVEADDPLLTARFPDGSNSPHQPVRVVVGERDIAASARIRNADAPTTFLRTRDPQVVIDALAEHTDVLLEGGPRLAGAFLAAGLVDRVVAYIAPVVLGAGSAAVENAGVGTISDAKRFSIESVAVLGSDVVVSAVPIREGAVREPDRLAEEK, from the coding sequence ATGGTGACGGACGGCCGCGTCAGTGAAGGCGACGCGATGGCGATCGCCATCGAAGCCTCCGAAGCGGCACGAGGCCGAACGAGTCCCAATCCGCCGGTCGGCGCAGTCGTTCTCGATGCCGACGGTGTCGTCGTCGGAGTCGGTTCCACCCGTCCGCCTGGCGGGGCGCACGCAGAAATCGTTGCGTTGCAGAGAGCAGGGGAGAAGGCGCGTGGCGGCACCGCGGTAGTGACGTTGGAGCCGTGCAACCACACCGGCCGTACCGGTCCGTGTTCTCAGGCCCTCGTCGAAGCGGGAATCGCCCGGGTTGTCTACGCTGTGTCCGATCCGAATCCCCTGGCCAGAGGCGGCGCCCGGACGCTCGAAGGCGCAGGAGTGGACGTCGAGTCGGGGCTGGGGGCCGATGCCGCCGAGCAGGGCCCGTTGAGGGCCTGGTTGCACAAGCAGCGAACCGGCCGTCCTCACATCACCTTCAAGTACGCCGCCAGCCTCGACGGTCGAAGCGCGGCGCAGGATGGCACGAGTCAATGGATCACCGGCCCCGACGCTCGAGCCCATGTCCACGCGCAGCGAGCCAAGCTCGACGCCATCATCGTGGGGACCGGGACCGTCGAGGCCGACGATCCGCTGCTGACTGCGCGCTTTCCCGACGGGTCGAATTCGCCTCATCAGCCAGTTCGGGTCGTCGTAGGTGAACGCGACATTGCTGCGTCTGCGCGCATTCGCAACGCCGATGCCCCCACGACGTTCCTGCGCACCCGCGATCCGCAAGTCGTGATCGATGCGCTGGCCGAGCACACCGACGTTCTGCTCGAAGGTGGCCCCCGACTGGCAGGTGCGTTCCTTGCCGCAGGCCTCGTCGACCGCGTCGTGGCGTACATCGCCCCGGTCGTCCTGGGCGCCGGGTCCGCAGCGGTGGAGAATGCGGGAGTCGGAACAATCTCCGACGCCAAGAGGTTCTCGATCGAGAGCGTTGCCGTACTCGGGTCGGACGTCGTCGTCAGCGCGGTTCCCATCCGAGAAGGTGCAGTCCGCGAGCCAGACCGGCTCGCCGAAGAGAAGTGA
- a CDS encoding bifunctional 3,4-dihydroxy-2-butanone-4-phosphate synthase/GTP cyclohydrolase II, translated as MTRFDSIERAVADIAAGKAVVVVDDEDRENEGDLIFAAEKATPELVAFMVRYTSGYLCVPLSGEDCDRLGLPPMFATNQDKHGTAYTVTVDAREGIGTGISASDRAATMRLLADANTGANDFTRPGHVVPLRAKEGGVLRRPGHTEAAVDLARMADLRPAGVICEIVSQKDEGAMAQTDELRVFADDHDLALISIADLIAWRRKHEKHVVRIADARIPTAHGTFRAVGYQSVYDEVEHVALVRGDIAGPDGDGSDVLVRVHSECLTGDVFGSLRCDCGPQLDAALDMIAQEGRGVVLYMRGHEGRGIGLLHKLQAYQLQDAGSDTVDANLQLGLPADSRDYGIGAQILVDLGISSMRLLTNNPAKRVGLDGYGLHVTERVPMPLRANAENLTYLRTKRDRMGHDLVGLDDYESGRLS; from the coding sequence GTGACTAGGTTCGACAGTATCGAGCGTGCGGTCGCCGACATAGCCGCAGGTAAAGCGGTGGTGGTAGTCGACGACGAAGATCGCGAAAACGAAGGCGATCTGATTTTCGCAGCAGAGAAGGCAACACCCGAGCTCGTGGCGTTCATGGTGCGCTACACCTCCGGTTACCTCTGTGTACCGCTGTCGGGCGAAGATTGCGATCGCCTCGGTCTGCCGCCGATGTTTGCCACCAACCAGGACAAGCACGGCACGGCGTACACCGTCACCGTCGACGCACGAGAAGGAATCGGTACCGGAATCTCGGCGTCGGACCGTGCCGCGACGATGCGGCTTCTCGCCGATGCGAACACGGGCGCGAACGACTTCACCCGGCCGGGCCACGTCGTTCCACTGCGGGCCAAGGAGGGCGGAGTGCTTCGCCGACCCGGCCATACCGAGGCAGCCGTCGATCTCGCGCGCATGGCAGATCTACGTCCGGCGGGGGTCATCTGCGAGATCGTCAGCCAAAAAGACGAAGGCGCGATGGCACAGACGGACGAGCTTCGGGTGTTCGCCGACGATCACGACCTGGCGCTGATCTCCATTGCCGATCTCATCGCATGGCGTCGCAAACACGAGAAGCACGTCGTGCGTATCGCCGACGCTCGAATCCCGACCGCACATGGCACCTTCCGAGCCGTCGGATACCAGAGCGTCTACGACGAGGTCGAGCACGTAGCACTGGTACGCGGCGACATCGCGGGTCCCGACGGCGACGGTAGTGACGTCCTCGTACGAGTTCACTCCGAATGCCTCACCGGCGATGTGTTCGGTTCGCTCCGCTGCGACTGCGGACCTCAGCTGGATGCGGCCCTCGACATGATCGCGCAGGAGGGACGCGGCGTCGTGTTGTACATGCGTGGACACGAGGGACGCGGAATCGGATTGCTGCACAAGTTGCAGGCCTACCAATTGCAGGATGCCGGTTCGGACACCGTCGATGCCAACCTCCAGTTGGGGCTGCCCGCCGATTCCCGGGATTACGGAATCGGCGCACAGATACTCGTCGACCTCGGTATTTCCTCGATGCGACTGCTGACGAACAACCCGGCCAAGCGCGTCGGACTCGACGGGTACGGACTGCACGTCACCGAACGTGTCCCGATGCCGTTGCGGGCCAACGCGGAAAACTTGACCTATCTGCGCACGAAGCGAGATCGTATGGGGCACGATCTCGTCGGTCTCGACGACTACGAAAGCGGACGGCTCTCGTGA
- the fmt gene encoding methionyl-tRNA formyltransferase, with product MRVVFAGTPDPAVPSLKRLIESDRHEVVAVVTRPDAAAGRGRRVSRSPVGILADEHGIPVLTPDRPSDPQFLEALTELAPDVCPVVAYGALLPRPVLNIPKFGWINLHFSLLPAWRGAAPVQAAIAAGDDVTGASTFLLEQGMDTGPVLGVVTESIKPTDTAGDLLARLAVSGAELLTATLDAIESGEASAIAQSEDGVSYAHKVTVDSARIDWSSSAAAVDRHVRSVTPAPGAWTTIGDIRLKVAPVAHSDVVLEPGRIVVRKDGVFVGTATNAVSLGDIQPQGKKLMNALDWARGARLTETAVAL from the coding sequence GTGCGAGTTGTGTTCGCAGGTACGCCTGACCCGGCAGTTCCGTCGCTGAAGCGACTGATCGAGTCGGATAGGCACGAAGTGGTCGCCGTGGTCACGCGTCCCGACGCAGCTGCAGGGCGTGGGCGACGAGTCAGTCGCTCACCCGTCGGCATCCTCGCGGATGAGCACGGCATTCCGGTACTGACCCCTGACCGACCGTCCGACCCGCAGTTCCTCGAAGCACTCACCGAGCTCGCCCCAGACGTCTGCCCGGTAGTCGCGTACGGTGCGTTGCTGCCGCGTCCGGTGCTGAACATCCCGAAGTTCGGATGGATCAATCTCCACTTCTCCCTCCTGCCTGCCTGGCGCGGTGCGGCACCGGTGCAGGCTGCCATCGCCGCAGGGGACGACGTCACCGGTGCGTCCACGTTTCTGCTCGAGCAAGGCATGGACACCGGTCCGGTCCTGGGGGTGGTCACAGAGTCCATCAAGCCCACTGATACTGCCGGGGATCTTCTCGCCCGGCTCGCCGTCAGCGGCGCTGAGCTGCTGACCGCCACACTGGATGCAATTGAATCGGGAGAAGCGTCGGCCATCGCTCAATCCGAGGATGGCGTGTCCTATGCGCACAAAGTGACCGTGGACTCGGCTCGAATCGATTGGTCTTCCTCTGCTGCCGCAGTCGATCGGCATGTTCGCTCGGTGACCCCAGCACCTGGTGCATGGACGACGATCGGCGACATTCGGCTGAAGGTTGCGCCGGTGGCGCACTCCGACGTGGTACTCGAACCCGGCCGCATCGTGGTCAGAAAAGACGGTGTGTTCGTGGGAACGGCGACCAACGCCGTGTCGCTCGGTGACATCCAGCCACAGGGCAAGAAATTGATGAACGCACTCGACTGGGCACGTGGTGCCCGTCTGACCGAAACGGCGGTAGCCCTGTGA
- the rpe gene encoding ribulose-phosphate 3-epimerase, protein MAAPMIAPSILSADFARLGEEAEAVAGSDWLHVDVMDAHFVPNLTLGLPVVQSLLKATDIPLDCHLMIEDPARWAPPYAEAGAYNVTFHAEATDDPIAVAKDIRAAGARAGLSVKPGTPIEPYLEILREFDTLLVMSVEPGFGGQSFMPEVLSKARAVRKLVDAGELTLVVEIDGGINTDTIEQAAEAGIDCFVAGSAVYGTADPAAAVRALRAKAAGASKHLSL, encoded by the coding sequence GTGGCAGCCCCGATGATCGCACCGTCCATTCTTTCCGCCGACTTCGCTCGCCTGGGCGAGGAAGCCGAGGCCGTAGCCGGCTCGGACTGGCTTCACGTCGATGTCATGGACGCACACTTCGTGCCGAATCTGACGCTCGGGCTTCCCGTGGTGCAGAGCTTGCTGAAGGCGACCGACATCCCGCTCGATTGCCACCTCATGATCGAGGACCCGGCGCGGTGGGCGCCGCCGTACGCCGAGGCCGGTGCGTACAACGTGACGTTCCACGCGGAAGCGACCGACGATCCGATCGCAGTCGCGAAGGATATTCGCGCGGCAGGCGCGCGGGCTGGCCTGAGCGTCAAGCCGGGAACCCCGATCGAGCCGTATCTCGAGATCCTTCGGGAATTCGACACGTTGCTCGTGATGAGTGTCGAGCCAGGGTTCGGCGGCCAGTCGTTCATGCCCGAGGTGCTGAGCAAGGCGCGTGCCGTTCGCAAGCTCGTCGACGCCGGTGAATTGACGCTGGTCGTGGAGATCGACGGCGGGATCAACACCGACACCATCGAGCAGGCAGCCGAGGCCGGAATCGACTGCTTCGTCGCGGGTTCTGCGGTGTACGGCACTGCGGATCCAGCCGCCGCCGTCCGGGCTCTTCGAGCCAAAGCCGCTGGGGCGTCCAAGCACCTGTCGCTCTGA
- a CDS encoding RsmB/NOP family class I SAM-dependent RNA methyltransferase, with protein sequence MGTWCPSDRNGGSPVNKRPASRSAKGNRPERGNGPSSAPPVDKARLAARDVLKAVRERDAYANLVLPGLLRDRKLDTRDAALATELAYGASRARGLLDAVIESGSGRAISEIDGGLLDILRLGAYQLLRTRVAPHAAVATSVDLTRAEFGSGKAGFVNAVLRRVSEKTAGQWVDELAPDAAKDPVGHLAFEHAHPKWIAQAFADALGADAAELADVLEADDTRPAVHLVARPGEISAEELALVTGGEEGRYSPYAVYLDGGDPGKLDAVRDGLAGVQDEGSQLVARALTLAPLDGPDSGRWLDLCAGPGGKAALLGAIAEIDGAHVDAVEPTPHRAELVRKTTKSLPVTVHVVDGRDTGLDGGYDRVLVDAPCTGLGALRRRPEARWRREAKDVAALVSLQRELLASALKLVRPGGVVVYSTCSPHLSETVAVIADAIRRYGALELDTRTLVPEVPGVGDGPSVQLWPHRHGTDAMFMAALQRPVS encoded by the coding sequence CTGGGCACGTGGTGCCCGTCTGACCGAAACGGCGGTAGCCCTGTGAACAAGCGGCCGGCATCTCGGAGTGCGAAGGGTAACCGCCCCGAACGCGGCAACGGTCCATCGTCCGCGCCGCCCGTCGACAAGGCCAGGTTGGCTGCCCGCGATGTATTGAAGGCTGTCCGTGAGCGCGACGCGTACGCGAACCTGGTACTCCCTGGGCTGCTGCGCGACCGCAAGCTGGACACTCGCGATGCCGCGCTGGCTACCGAGCTTGCGTACGGTGCGTCGCGTGCACGTGGCCTCCTCGACGCGGTGATCGAAAGCGGTTCGGGTCGAGCGATTTCCGAGATCGACGGGGGACTGCTCGACATTCTGCGTCTGGGTGCCTATCAGTTGCTTCGCACGAGGGTCGCTCCGCACGCGGCGGTAGCAACGTCCGTCGATCTGACGCGCGCTGAATTCGGCAGCGGCAAAGCCGGTTTCGTCAATGCCGTACTCAGGCGAGTGTCCGAGAAGACCGCTGGTCAGTGGGTGGACGAACTCGCTCCGGACGCGGCCAAGGATCCGGTCGGACATCTCGCATTCGAACACGCACATCCCAAGTGGATTGCGCAGGCCTTCGCGGACGCTCTCGGTGCCGATGCAGCCGAACTCGCCGATGTTCTCGAAGCTGACGACACCAGGCCCGCAGTGCATCTGGTCGCCCGCCCCGGCGAGATTTCGGCCGAGGAGTTGGCACTCGTCACCGGCGGTGAGGAGGGGCGATACTCGCCGTATGCGGTGTATCTCGACGGTGGTGACCCGGGGAAGCTGGACGCGGTGCGTGACGGTCTGGCGGGAGTGCAGGACGAGGGAAGTCAACTTGTCGCACGCGCACTGACGCTTGCGCCCCTGGATGGACCTGACAGCGGCCGCTGGTTGGATCTGTGTGCAGGGCCAGGCGGAAAAGCTGCATTGCTCGGTGCAATCGCCGAAATCGACGGCGCACATGTAGACGCTGTCGAACCGACCCCGCATCGTGCAGAGCTCGTTCGCAAGACGACCAAGTCCTTGCCGGTCACCGTGCACGTCGTCGACGGCCGTGACACCGGGCTCGACGGCGGATACGACCGTGTTCTCGTCGATGCGCCGTGCACCGGACTCGGTGCCCTTCGGCGACGTCCCGAGGCCCGTTGGCGCCGGGAGGCGAAGGACGTCGCCGCCCTCGTCTCCCTGCAGAGGGAGCTTCTTGCGTCGGCGTTGAAGCTCGTTCGGCCGGGTGGTGTCGTCGTGTATTCGACGTGCTCGCCGCATCTTTCGGAAACCGTGGCCGTCATTGCGGACGCAATTCGTCGGTACGGTGCCCTCGAGCTCGACACCCGGACTCTGGTGCCTGAGGTTCCCGGCGTCGGTGATGGACCTTCGGTGCAATTGTGGCCGCACCGGCACGGCACGGACGCCATGTTCATGGCGGCCCTGCAGCGGCCTGTCAGCTAG
- a CDS encoding riboflavin synthase, which produces MFTGIVEELGEIVGKEDLTDAARFTVKGPIVTSDAGHGDSIAVNGVCLTVVDVLADGAFTADVMQETLNRSSLQRLEVGSRVNLERAASLGSRLGGHLVQGHVDGTGTVVSLAPSANWTVVRVAMPTSVARYVVEKGSITVDGVSLTVSGLGQDDNAEHWFEISLIPTTLDLTTLGRSDVGTPVNLEVDVIAKYVERLQTLAAD; this is translated from the coding sequence GTGTTCACCGGAATAGTCGAAGAACTCGGCGAGATCGTCGGCAAAGAAGACCTCACCGACGCGGCACGTTTCACCGTCAAGGGCCCGATTGTGACCTCGGATGCCGGTCATGGGGATTCCATCGCAGTCAACGGCGTCTGCCTCACGGTCGTCGATGTCCTGGCCGACGGCGCGTTCACCGCTGATGTCATGCAGGAGACGCTGAATCGGTCGAGCTTGCAACGTCTGGAGGTCGGCAGCCGGGTCAACCTCGAACGCGCGGCATCCCTCGGCAGCAGGCTCGGTGGTCATCTCGTGCAAGGTCACGTCGACGGAACGGGCACCGTCGTGAGCCTCGCGCCCTCCGCGAACTGGACTGTCGTGAGGGTCGCGATGCCGACGTCGGTCGCCCGGTACGTCGTGGAAAAGGGATCGATCACAGTCGACGGAGTGTCGTTGACGGTGTCGGGCCTCGGTCAGGACGACAACGCCGAACACTGGTTCGAGATCTCGTTGATTCCCACCACACTCGACCTGACCACATTGGGCCGTTCCGACGTCGGAACCCCGGTCAATCTCGAGGTCGACGTTATCGCCAAGTATGTCGAGCGACTGCAGACCCTCGCCGCAGACTAG
- the uvrC gene encoding excinuclease ABC subunit UvrC, protein MSDPATYRPATGTIPVEPGVYKFRDPHGRVIYVGKAKSLRSRLNSYFADIASLHPRTRQMVTTAASVEWTVVTTEVEALQLEYNWIKEFDPRFNVRYRDDKSYPMLAVTMNEEYPRLFVYRGPRRKGVRYFGPYAHAWAIRETLDLLLRVFPARTCSTGVLKRHKQIGRPCLLGYIDKCSAPCIDRVTADEHRRIVEDFCDFLSGKTDKLVRQLEKKMQDASENLDFETAARLRDDVGALKRALEKQAVVLGDGTDADLVAFATDPLEAAVQVFHVRGGRVRGQRGWVVEKAGEVVETRRDDQSDLPALVEQFLTQFYGQEAALSSQTPGNEDGSSNAVPKEVLVPVLPANADEVQLWLSTLRGSNVQLRVPQRGDKKALAETVERNAKEALQQHKLKRAGDFTSRSAALQGIQEALDLDSAPLRIECIDISHVQGTDVVASLVVFEDGLPRKSDYRHYAIKEAAGDGHSDDVASIAEVTRRRFLRHSSDAGEADSGGDLSPEASLDPQTGRPRRFAYPPNLFVVDGGAPQVAAAAEVLDELGVTDVAVVGLAKRLEEVWVPGESDPVILPRTSESLYLLQRVRDEAHRFAITFHRSKRSRRMTASALDSVRGLGETRRTALVTHFGSVANLKQATITEITEVPGIGETTAKAVLDALGAGDPEAGQEVGLATSLPQVGNDDVEQVRGRPETTSTGQAFT, encoded by the coding sequence GTGTCCGATCCAGCTACATATCGCCCGGCGACCGGAACCATCCCGGTCGAACCCGGCGTGTACAAATTTCGTGATCCCCATGGACGCGTGATCTACGTCGGCAAGGCCAAAAGCCTGCGAAGCCGCCTCAATTCGTATTTTGCCGACATCGCCTCGCTCCATCCTCGTACCCGTCAGATGGTCACCACCGCGGCATCGGTCGAGTGGACGGTCGTCACCACCGAGGTCGAGGCACTACAACTCGAGTACAACTGGATCAAGGAGTTCGACCCCCGGTTCAACGTTCGGTACCGGGACGACAAGAGCTATCCGATGCTCGCGGTCACGATGAACGAGGAATACCCCAGACTCTTCGTGTACCGCGGTCCGCGCCGCAAAGGAGTGCGGTACTTCGGTCCGTACGCGCACGCGTGGGCTATTCGCGAGACACTGGATCTGCTGCTGAGGGTTTTTCCGGCACGCACTTGTTCGACCGGGGTTCTCAAGCGTCACAAGCAGATCGGTCGGCCCTGCCTTCTCGGATACATCGACAAGTGCTCGGCGCCGTGCATCGACCGAGTGACCGCCGACGAACATCGACGGATAGTCGAGGACTTCTGCGACTTCCTGTCCGGCAAGACCGACAAACTGGTTCGGCAACTCGAGAAGAAGATGCAGGACGCGTCGGAGAATTTGGACTTCGAGACGGCTGCACGGTTGCGCGACGATGTCGGTGCACTGAAGCGAGCACTCGAGAAGCAAGCCGTGGTGCTCGGTGACGGCACCGATGCCGATCTCGTTGCGTTCGCCACCGATCCGCTCGAGGCGGCCGTCCAGGTGTTCCACGTCCGCGGTGGCCGTGTGCGAGGTCAGCGCGGATGGGTTGTGGAGAAAGCTGGTGAGGTCGTCGAGACACGACGCGACGATCAGTCGGATCTACCGGCTCTCGTCGAGCAATTCCTGACCCAGTTCTACGGACAGGAGGCCGCGCTGTCTTCCCAGACCCCGGGCAATGAGGACGGCAGTTCCAATGCGGTGCCGAAGGAAGTTCTCGTGCCCGTGCTGCCGGCCAATGCGGACGAAGTGCAGCTGTGGCTTTCCACGCTTCGCGGATCGAACGTGCAGTTGCGGGTGCCGCAGCGCGGCGACAAGAAGGCGTTGGCTGAAACCGTCGAGCGCAACGCCAAAGAGGCTCTGCAGCAACACAAATTGAAGAGGGCCGGTGACTTCACATCCAGGTCCGCTGCGCTGCAGGGGATCCAGGAAGCGCTCGATCTCGATTCCGCGCCCCTACGTATCGAGTGCATCGACATTTCGCATGTTCAGGGGACCGATGTGGTCGCCTCGCTCGTGGTGTTCGAAGACGGCCTGCCACGCAAGAGCGATTATCGGCACTACGCCATCAAGGAGGCTGCTGGGGACGGTCACTCCGACGATGTCGCGAGTATCGCCGAGGTGACCCGTCGCCGATTCCTACGACACAGCTCGGATGCCGGCGAAGCCGACTCGGGTGGCGATCTGTCTCCCGAAGCGTCGCTGGACCCGCAGACCGGCCGTCCTCGTCGCTTCGCGTATCCGCCGAATCTGTTCGTCGTGGACGGCGGCGCACCTCAGGTGGCCGCTGCTGCCGAGGTGCTCGACGAGCTGGGCGTGACGGATGTCGCCGTCGTCGGGCTCGCGAAGCGTTTGGAAGAGGTATGGGTGCCCGGCGAATCCGATCCAGTCATTCTGCCCAGAACAAGTGAATCGCTGTACTTGCTGCAACGAGTGCGCGACGAGGCGCACAGATTCGCCATCACCTTCCATCGCAGTAAGCGCTCTCGGCGGATGACTGCATCGGCTCTCGATTCGGTTCGGGGACTGGGGGAGACCCGGCGTACCGCGTTGGTAACCCACTTCGGGTCTGTCGCCAACTTGAAACAGGCGACGATCACCGAGATCACCGAGGTTCCCGGGATCGGCGAAACCACCGCCAAAGCAGTTCTCGATGCCCTCGGCGCCGGTGACCCGGAAGCCGGACAGGAGGTAGGTTTGGCCACGTCGCTTCCGCAGGTGGGCAATGATGACGTCGAGCAGGTTCGGGGTCGGCCCGAGACAACTTCGACAGGGCAGGCGTTCACGTGA
- a CDS encoding HNH endonuclease, translating to MDSSGIAAFAVAVREINPDVSNVERIDQISALEGLKSAVCAAQAVISIDFENAVRDERRRRGVPNERLSKGVSAQIALARRESPNRGGHLLGQARMLVDDMPNALELLRTGVLNEWRTSLIIKEIICLDREDRRYIDEQLCADPETLRGLGDKRVRGKAYALAVERDCAAIVERAKKAPGQRAVTSRPAPDSMAYLTALLPMKDAVAVHATLSRDADTIICTHDVVERSKNQIMADLLVERCTGAATATTVPVGVVIVISDEALLAGGHEPAHAHGYGPIPAALARDVVADAIENDAAVTLRRLYSKPSSGSVTAMESTARAFPKSLATLIDLRDRWCRTPYCNAPIRHHDHITPHHAGGATSEHNGAGLCEACNYTKETPGWSARTDGTPGQLHSFELLTPTGHRYRSTADPTPRPLDVERRAS from the coding sequence GTGGACAGCTCAGGCATTGCAGCGTTCGCGGTAGCAGTTCGAGAAATCAATCCAGACGTTTCCAACGTCGAGCGCATCGACCAGATCAGTGCACTCGAGGGCTTGAAATCAGCGGTATGCGCCGCCCAGGCGGTGATCAGTATCGATTTCGAGAACGCGGTGCGCGACGAACGTAGACGTCGCGGCGTTCCCAACGAACGATTGTCCAAGGGGGTTTCTGCGCAGATTGCGTTGGCTCGCAGGGAATCCCCGAATCGTGGAGGTCATCTGCTCGGCCAAGCCCGGATGCTGGTCGATGACATGCCAAACGCGCTGGAACTGCTACGAACGGGCGTCCTGAACGAATGGCGCACATCGTTGATAATCAAAGAGATCATCTGCCTCGACCGAGAGGACCGTCGCTACATCGACGAGCAACTGTGCGCCGACCCTGAAACGCTACGTGGACTGGGAGACAAGAGAGTTCGTGGCAAAGCCTATGCCTTGGCCGTCGAGCGAGACTGCGCTGCCATAGTGGAACGCGCCAAGAAGGCACCAGGTCAGCGTGCAGTCACCTCGCGGCCCGCACCGGATTCGATGGCATACCTGACCGCCTTGTTGCCGATGAAAGACGCAGTGGCGGTACACGCCACGCTCAGTCGAGACGCCGACACCATCATCTGCACCCACGATGTCGTCGAACGCAGCAAGAACCAGATCATGGCCGACCTCCTCGTCGAAAGGTGCACCGGCGCGGCCACAGCGACAACCGTGCCCGTGGGAGTCGTCATCGTGATCTCCGACGAAGCGTTGTTGGCGGGAGGACACGAGCCGGCACACGCGCACGGGTACGGCCCGATCCCGGCGGCACTGGCCCGTGACGTCGTAGCGGACGCGATCGAGAACGACGCTGCGGTGACGCTACGCAGGCTGTACAGCAAACCCAGCTCTGGTTCCGTCACCGCCATGGAGTCGACCGCGCGGGCTTTCCCGAAATCCCTGGCCACCTTGATCGATCTCCGAGACCGATGGTGCCGAACGCCGTACTGCAACGCCCCGATTCGACACCACGACCACATCACCCCACATCACGCAGGCGGTGCGACGAGCGAACACAACGGCGCCGGCCTGTGCGAAGCCTGCAACTACACCAAGGAGACGCCCGGATGGTCCGCACGCACCGACGGCACACCAGGACAGCTGCACTCCTTCGAACTGCTGACCCCGACCGGTCATCGATATCGCTCCACCGCCGATCCGACGCCGAGGCCGCTCGATGTGGAACGTAGAGCTAGCTGA